Proteins encoded in a region of the Thermocaproicibacter melissae genome:
- a CDS encoding LysM peptidoglycan-binding domain-containing protein, with translation MPENWIDVSSHNGVINWKQVKESGIVGAIIRAGYGKDAFQQDAQFSANIKGAIEAGLKIGVYWFNYCCSLEDAKKEWETCKKIIEPYRGNICFVASDYEYDSVRYFTSVRGTAPTNELINDMVNAFLNSAKADGWGTMLYTNNDYRRNVFSKTTLAAWDIWLADYTGDPDIPCAIQQTSSAGRVPGISGNVDTDLCYKVFDAPQQPSVPVSAAPTTSAPKTPTASTYTVKAGDTLSKIAAKFGTTYQELAKINGIADPNKIYPGQVLKLTGSAAASTSKASAPKTPSAVTYTVKAGDTLSKIAAKFGTTYQELAKLNGIADPNKIYPGQVLKLTGSTSAGNSTPETSIPKTSAASTYTVKAGDTLSAIAAKFGTTYQELAKINGIADPNKIYPGQVLKLTRSASTGNSAPKSAVAATYTVKAGDTLSAIAAKFGTTYQKLAALNGIANPNLIYPGQVLKIR, from the coding sequence ATGCCTGAAAATTGGATTGATGTTTCCTCCCATAACGGAGTGATTAACTGGAAACAGGTAAAGGAGTCCGGAATTGTCGGAGCAATCATCCGCGCGGGATACGGCAAAGACGCGTTCCAGCAGGATGCGCAGTTTTCTGCCAATATAAAAGGTGCCATTGAAGCAGGGCTGAAAATTGGCGTTTACTGGTTCAACTACTGCTGCAGCTTGGAGGACGCGAAAAAAGAATGGGAAACCTGCAAGAAGATTATTGAACCGTACCGCGGAAATATCTGTTTTGTAGCTTCTGATTATGAGTACGACAGCGTGCGGTATTTCACCTCTGTCCGCGGAACAGCGCCGACAAACGAATTGATTAACGACATGGTTAACGCCTTCCTGAATTCGGCAAAAGCGGATGGCTGGGGAACCATGCTTTACACGAATAACGATTACCGCCGCAATGTTTTTTCCAAAACAACGCTTGCCGCGTGGGACATCTGGCTTGCCGATTACACCGGTGACCCCGACATTCCCTGCGCAATTCAGCAGACCAGCAGCGCCGGGAGGGTCCCGGGTATCTCCGGCAATGTCGACACGGATTTGTGCTATAAAGTGTTTGACGCACCGCAGCAGCCGTCTGTGCCGGTATCAGCGGCTCCGACAACTTCGGCCCCCAAAACTCCTACCGCGTCAACTTACACGGTAAAAGCGGGCGACACGCTTTCCAAAATTGCCGCGAAGTTCGGAACCACCTATCAGGAGCTGGCAAAAATAAACGGAATCGCAGACCCGAACAAAATCTACCCGGGGCAGGTCCTAAAACTGACGGGTTCCGCTGCAGCTTCGACTTCCAAGGCCTCGGCCCCGAAAACTCCTTCCGCGGTGACTTATACCGTAAAAGCGGGCGACACGCTTTCGAAAATCGCCGCGAAGTTCGGAACCACCTATCAGGAATTGGCGAAATTGAACGGAATCGCAGACCCGAATAAAATCTACCCGGGGCAAGTCCTGAAACTAACGGGTTCCACATCGGCGGGAAATTCAACTCCGGAAACTTCAATTCCCAAAACTTCTGCCGCTTCAACCTACACCGTGAAAGCGGGCGATACGCTCTCGGCAATCGCCGCGAAGTTCGGAACCACCTATCAGGAGCTGGCAAAAATAAACGGAATCGCAGACCCGAACAAAATCTACCCGGGGCAGGTCCTAAAATTGACGCGTTCCGCATCAACGGGAAATTCGGCTCCGAAAAGTGCTGTTGCGGCAACCTACACGGTAAAAGCGGGCGACACGCTCTCGGCAATCGCCGCAAAGTTTGGGACGACATATCAGAAACTCGCCGCTTTGAACGGCATTGCAAACCCCAATCTGATTTACCCGGGGCAAGTGTTGAAAATCAGGTAA
- a CDS encoding cupin domain-containing protein, whose product MQWHRTNRGECHFMQNNNELRDYGPFPITVNIERATERNNNFRTALWTGKYLQITLMSINPGQDIGAEVHPYTDQFIRIEQGEGLARFGNRRDNYTFQRKVGPSDAMVIPAGTWHNLVNIGKVPLKVYSIYAPPQHPRGTVHKTKADALAAEKNH is encoded by the coding sequence ATACAATGGCATAGAACCAATAGAGGAGAGTGCCATTTTATGCAGAATAATAATGAATTGAGGGATTATGGGCCTTTTCCCATTACCGTGAACATCGAGCGTGCAACCGAACGGAATAACAACTTTCGTACGGCCCTGTGGACGGGCAAATACCTGCAAATTACCTTAATGAGCATCAATCCGGGGCAGGACATCGGTGCAGAGGTACACCCCTACACGGATCAGTTCATCCGCATTGAACAAGGCGAAGGGCTTGCGAGGTTCGGCAATCGGAGAGACAACTATACATTCCAGCGCAAAGTCGGGCCGAGCGACGCGATGGTGATTCCGGCGGGAACATGGCATAATCTTGTAAACATCGGCAAAGTTCCGCTGAAAGTATATTCCATTTATGCTCCGCCGCAGCATCCCCGTGGAACGGTGCACAAGACAAAGGCAGATGCCTTGGCTGCCGAAAAGAATCATTGA
- a CDS encoding recombinase family protein, whose protein sequence is MKTAAAYIRVSTDDQLEYSPDSQLEKIREYAAANNMILPEKYIFREEEGISGKKAERRPEFMRMIGTAKQKPKPFDVIIVWKFSRFARNREDSIVYKSMLRKQCGIDVLSVTEQLGDDKMSIIVEAMIEAMDEYYSINLAEEVRRGMNEKVMRGEPVSIPAFGYTIQEKQYKIDPVAAPLVKMIFQDFIEGMGCRTIAQKLNAMKVPTQRGGLWENRTVEYVLRNPVYIGKIRWNPKRKTRRNYNDPDILITNGTHEPIVDTETWEKAQKRLAKSKSVSENDAVPKNSSAGMLRGLVKCSACGCTLTASGGGSMQCQAYAHGKCNESHSILAAALEEMVLAALDADLHESTISIMPTALSDTEEIAATVSRQIEREKLKLVRVREAYENGVDSLEEYRIRKQKITECLRQLELTRSKIAKPPRTPLAAQKQNVMQLLRDPNVPADEKNVLLRSFVQKIVFYQTPRSLEIFYYA, encoded by the coding sequence ATGAAGACCGCAGCTGCTTACATTCGTGTGTCAACAGACGACCAGCTCGAATACAGCCCGGACAGTCAACTGGAAAAAATTAGGGAATATGCAGCGGCAAACAATATGATTCTGCCCGAAAAATACATCTTCCGAGAGGAAGAGGGAATCAGCGGAAAAAAAGCCGAACGGCGGCCGGAATTTATGCGCATGATCGGCACCGCCAAGCAGAAGCCCAAACCGTTTGATGTAATCATCGTGTGGAAGTTTTCCCGTTTTGCCCGAAACCGAGAGGACAGCATTGTCTATAAATCCATGCTGCGCAAGCAGTGCGGGATTGACGTTCTGTCCGTCACGGAACAGCTGGGTGACGATAAGATGTCCATTATTGTGGAAGCCATGATTGAAGCGATGGACGAATATTACAGCATCAACCTGGCGGAAGAAGTACGGCGCGGGATGAATGAAAAAGTCATGCGCGGCGAGCCGGTTTCGATTCCGGCTTTCGGCTACACGATTCAAGAGAAACAATACAAAATCGACCCCGTCGCCGCTCCGCTTGTCAAAATGATTTTTCAGGACTTCATTGAGGGTATGGGGTGCCGCACCATTGCGCAGAAACTCAATGCCATGAAAGTACCCACCCAGCGCGGAGGGCTGTGGGAGAACCGCACCGTGGAATATGTTCTGAGGAATCCTGTTTACATCGGGAAAATTCGCTGGAACCCGAAGCGAAAGACACGACGGAATTACAATGACCCGGATATTCTCATCACAAACGGCACCCATGAACCTATCGTTGACACTGAAACTTGGGAGAAGGCTCAGAAACGCTTGGCAAAAAGCAAATCCGTTTCTGAAAACGACGCCGTGCCGAAAAACTCATCCGCCGGAATGCTTCGGGGTCTCGTAAAATGCAGCGCCTGCGGATGCACGCTTACGGCCTCGGGAGGAGGCTCTATGCAGTGCCAAGCATACGCTCACGGAAAATGCAACGAGTCCCACAGCATTCTCGCTGCGGCGTTGGAAGAGATGGTTCTTGCGGCGCTGGACGCCGATCTGCATGAAAGCACAATTTCCATAATGCCGACGGCTCTTTCCGATACGGAAGAAATCGCCGCGACCGTTTCCCGGCAAATCGAGCGGGAAAAGCTGAAGCTCGTACGTGTGCGGGAAGCGTATGAAAACGGAGTGGACTCTTTGGAGGAATACCGCATCCGCAAACAGAAGATTACCGAGTGCCTGCGCCAGCTTGAGCTTACGCGCTCCAAAATTGCAAAGCCGCCCCGCACCCCGCTGGCTGCTCAGAAACAAAACGTCATGCAGCTGCTGCGGGACCCGAATGTGCCGGCGGACGAAAAGAATGTGCTGCTTCGCAGCTTTGTGCAGAAAATCGTTTTTTACCAAACGCCGAGATCGCTCGAAATTTTCTATTACGCGTAA
- a CDS encoding alpha/beta hydrolase, which produces MVDYERFPEDTTFVDGMKTLESSDDDLGTAYIPNIEYEDVGGTKRVLQIITPYKRTPHKFPLLVYIQGSAWMKQDVYAQIPQLGYLARKGFVVASVQYRESEIAPFPAQVQDVKAAIRFLRKNADKYNIQENNVFVWGDSSGGHTALLVGLTEHCKELDTDLYPEYSCHVNGIISFYGVIDIRMTDGFPSTDNHQQPDSPEGMLLSRKNVLENPELAAKTLPFAYLDGPVPPILLMHGTKDRIVSFKHGVRMYEALKRAGKEVEFYRVRNADHGDPAFFRDSTLDIVADFIRRHLQPAE; this is translated from the coding sequence ATGGTTGATTACGAAAGATTTCCGGAAGATACAACATTCGTCGATGGTATGAAAACGCTCGAGAGCAGTGACGATGATTTGGGGACCGCTTACATACCAAACATCGAATATGAAGACGTGGGTGGGACAAAGCGCGTTCTGCAAATTATCACCCCTTACAAGCGTACTCCTCACAAATTTCCGCTTCTTGTGTACATTCAGGGGTCTGCGTGGATGAAGCAGGACGTTTACGCCCAGATTCCGCAGCTCGGCTATCTGGCGCGGAAAGGCTTTGTTGTCGCTTCCGTGCAGTACCGGGAGAGTGAGATTGCTCCGTTCCCGGCTCAGGTGCAGGATGTGAAGGCGGCAATCCGATTCCTCCGGAAAAATGCGGACAAATACAATATTCAGGAGAACAACGTCTTTGTGTGGGGTGATTCCTCGGGCGGCCACACCGCCCTGCTGGTGGGCCTGACGGAGCATTGCAAGGAACTCGACACGGATCTATATCCGGAGTATTCCTGCCATGTCAACGGCATCATCAGTTTTTACGGCGTTATTGATATCCGCATGACAGACGGTTTCCCGAGCACTGACAATCATCAGCAGCCCGATAGCCCCGAAGGGATGCTCCTAAGCCGAAAGAATGTGCTCGAGAATCCGGAGCTGGCCGCCAAGACGCTTCCGTTTGCGTATCTTGACGGACCTGTGCCGCCGATCCTTCTGATGCACGGCACAAAAGACCGCATTGTTTCCTTCAAGCATGGCGTTCGTATGTATGAAGCGCTGAAGAGGGCCGGAAAAGAAGTGGAGTTTTACCGCGTAAGAAATGCAGACCACGGCGATCCTGCTTTCTTCCGTGATTCCACACTTGACATCGTTGCTGACTTTATCCGCCGCCATCTGCAGCCTGCAGAATGA
- a CDS encoding carbon-nitrogen hydrolase family protein, with translation MENLKVALLQILPTGSLEGNLQKGLEYCRKAKEMGSDIALFPEMWSVGYRIPADISELEKSAIEKDDPFLQSFAEAAKNLSMAVGVTFLEKFEPLPRNSFCLFDRFGTRKLLYAKVHTCDFGEECRLTPGDDFYVTKLDTGHGMVKIGAMICYDREFPESARILMLKGAEIVLVPNACPMEINRLSQLRARSYENMIGVATANYPVGQPDCNGHSSAFDGIAYRPSEPVSRDMLVVEAGEREGIYIADFPVDELRNYRQREVHGNAYRHPEKYHLLVSKTVEEPFLRSDARR, from the coding sequence ATGGAAAATTTGAAAGTTGCGCTGCTGCAGATTCTGCCTACCGGCAGTTTGGAGGGAAACCTTCAAAAAGGGCTGGAGTATTGCAGAAAAGCAAAGGAAATGGGCTCCGATATCGCCCTTTTCCCCGAAATGTGGAGTGTAGGTTACCGAATACCGGCAGACATCTCCGAACTGGAAAAGAGCGCCATCGAGAAAGATGACCCATTTCTCCAATCATTTGCCGAGGCTGCCAAAAATCTCAGCATGGCGGTTGGGGTTACGTTCCTTGAAAAATTCGAGCCGCTGCCGAGAAACAGTTTTTGCCTGTTCGACCGCTTCGGAACGAGAAAACTTCTTTATGCCAAGGTCCACACCTGCGATTTCGGCGAGGAATGCAGGCTTACGCCGGGTGATGATTTCTATGTCACGAAACTTGATACAGGCCACGGCATGGTGAAAATCGGTGCAATGATTTGCTATGACCGGGAATTTCCAGAAAGCGCCAGAATTCTCATGCTGAAAGGTGCGGAAATCGTTCTGGTGCCCAATGCCTGCCCAATGGAAATTAACCGTCTTTCTCAATTGAGGGCAAGATCTTATGAAAACATGATTGGCGTTGCAACCGCCAATTATCCTGTTGGTCAGCCCGACTGCAACGGCCATTCCTCAGCCTTTGACGGAATCGCGTATCGTCCTTCCGAGCCGGTTTCCCGCGATATGCTCGTGGTGGAAGCCGGCGAGCGAGAGGGCATTTACATCGCAGATTTCCCTGTCGATGAACTGAGAAATTACAGGCAGCGGGAAGTTCATGGCAATGCTTACCGCCACCCTGAAAAATATCATCTTCTGGTTTCGAAAACGGTAGAAGAACCCTTCCTCCGGTCGGATGCCAGAAGATAG
- a CDS encoding LCP family protein, producing MKNQKYRYATSNREKSIKQFLDSRKGKVLFSLLCVVLILVGSVLTVGGYFLSKIGYTPLSDFELASSIPPEEKDAGTEGITNPDAMQFASGDLKSDPNIKNILLIGSDTRGGEKYGRSDSMMLLSINSKTNQIKLVSFLRDMYVKINGMRDTRINASYAYGGPKLLIDTIQNNFRVKIDNYVTIDFQSFDKAVDILGGVSVTLTKAEVNELNNHPDYFVTGNVQKVTVGVNHLSGSGALAYSRIRYIDSDFGRTGRQRKVISAILSSLKHSNPAQLMSIADSVLPLVKTDLDDSQIVALATQASAILNNDTQQLAIPVKGAYKSEKIRGMSVLVPDIEKNKAALWKFLYNIE from the coding sequence ATGAAAAATCAAAAGTACCGTTATGCTACATCTAATCGGGAAAAAAGCATTAAACAATTCCTCGATTCCCGGAAAGGAAAAGTCTTATTTTCTTTGCTTTGTGTTGTGCTGATTCTCGTGGGCAGTGTCCTCACAGTAGGCGGCTACTTCTTGTCAAAAATCGGATATACTCCTTTATCAGATTTTGAACTGGCAAGCAGTATTCCTCCGGAAGAAAAAGATGCCGGTACGGAAGGAATTACCAATCCCGATGCAATGCAGTTTGCAAGCGGTGATCTCAAAAGCGATCCGAATATCAAAAATATTCTTCTCATCGGCTCCGATACACGCGGGGGAGAGAAGTATGGACGTTCGGATTCCATGATGCTCCTTTCCATTAACAGCAAGACGAATCAGATCAAGTTGGTTTCATTCCTGCGGGATATGTATGTCAAAATCAACGGCATGCGAGATACCCGCATCAATGCCTCTTATGCTTACGGCGGCCCAAAACTCCTAATTGACACGATTCAGAATAATTTTCGCGTTAAAATCGACAATTACGTTACCATTGACTTCCAATCCTTTGACAAAGCTGTTGACATTCTGGGCGGTGTTTCAGTCACCCTAACGAAGGCTGAGGTAAACGAATTAAATAACCATCCAGATTATTTTGTGACCGGCAATGTTCAAAAAGTTACAGTCGGCGTGAATCATCTGAGCGGCAGCGGTGCATTGGCATATTCCAGAATCCGTTACATCGACAGCGACTTCGGTCGAACCGGGCGTCAACGTAAAGTTATCAGTGCAATCTTGTCTTCGCTGAAACATTCCAATCCGGCGCAGCTTATGAGTATTGCCGATTCCGTTTTGCCTTTGGTGAAAACAGATTTAGACGACTCACAAATTGTTGCTCTTGCTACCCAAGCCTCTGCGATTCTCAACAACGACACCCAGCAGCTTGCGATTCCTGTGAAAGGAGCTTATAAATCTGAGAAAATCCGCGGTATGTCCGTGCTGGTGCCTGATATTGAAAAAAACAAAGCGGCCCTTTGGAAATTCCTCTATAATATCGAATAG
- a CDS encoding IS256 family transposase codes for MTQGKNNTDLTELLLKCMAEPDPMLSMLEWLCAQLMEAEVSGLVGAEKNAHNPSRSDYRCGYRPRRLDTRVGTMYLMVPKLRSHGYIPFFVTERKRSEAALVQVIQEAFVQGVSTRKMEKLAHSLGIENLSRSQVSEMTKGLNEQVQEFRNRSLTDTRYPVIWTDALYEKVRMDGRVVSMAVMVVCGVNEQGHRDILAVEPMLDESKESYSQLFQSLLDRGLKTPLLVVSDANKGLIAAIRESFPGASWQRCKVHFMRNILAHIPQKEKESFAVQLKEIWLAPSVQLARQRAKQLSEQYGKRFPKAIELLEDGLEDSLAFYAFPELDARKISSTNMLERLNKEIRRRTNVVGIFPNKDSYLRLVTTYLMEYAEDWSVSRAYLNPKSIQTLLLSAA; via the coding sequence ATGACTCAAGGAAAGAATAACACAGATCTTACGGAATTGCTACTGAAATGTATGGCGGAGCCCGACCCGATGCTCAGTATGCTGGAATGGCTCTGCGCTCAACTGATGGAGGCGGAGGTTTCCGGCCTTGTGGGGGCGGAAAAGAATGCGCACAATCCGTCTCGAAGTGACTACCGCTGCGGATATCGTCCCCGGAGGCTGGATACTCGCGTAGGGACGATGTATCTCATGGTGCCAAAGCTGCGCAGCCATGGATATATCCCGTTCTTTGTCACTGAACGCAAACGCAGCGAGGCGGCGCTGGTACAGGTTATTCAGGAGGCATTCGTGCAGGGCGTGTCCACACGGAAGATGGAAAAGTTGGCTCACAGTCTGGGGATAGAGAACCTCTCCCGCAGTCAGGTCAGTGAGATGACAAAAGGGCTCAATGAACAGGTACAGGAATTTCGCAACCGTTCTCTGACGGATACTCGTTATCCTGTCATTTGGACGGATGCCCTGTACGAAAAAGTCCGTATGGATGGCCGTGTCGTCAGCATGGCGGTGATGGTTGTCTGCGGCGTCAACGAGCAAGGGCACAGGGACATTCTCGCCGTGGAGCCGATGCTGGACGAATCCAAAGAGAGCTATTCCCAGTTGTTTCAAAGTCTTTTGGATCGCGGCTTGAAAACACCGCTGCTGGTGGTTTCCGATGCGAACAAAGGGCTGATTGCCGCCATCCGAGAAAGTTTTCCCGGCGCATCCTGGCAACGCTGCAAAGTGCATTTCATGCGAAATATTCTGGCCCATATACCGCAGAAAGAAAAAGAATCCTTTGCGGTCCAACTGAAAGAAATCTGGCTGGCGCCTTCCGTCCAATTAGCGCGACAGCGCGCAAAACAGTTGTCGGAGCAATATGGGAAGCGGTTTCCCAAAGCAATCGAGCTTCTGGAAGACGGGCTGGAGGACTCACTGGCTTTCTATGCATTCCCCGAGCTTGATGCCCGTAAAATCTCATCGACCAATATGCTGGAACGGCTGAACAAGGAAATCCGGCGCAGAACCAACGTCGTCGGGATATTCCCAAACAAAGATTCCTATCTGCGGTTGGTTACAACATATCTCATGGAATACGCTGAAGACTGGTCCGTTTCCAGAGCATATTTGAATCCCAAATCGATTCAGACACTTCTGCTAAGCGCAGCTTAA
- the smpB gene encoding SsrA-binding protein SmpB produces the protein MAKESLKTIAKNKKAYHDYFVEESMEAGIELRGTEVKSVRRGQVNLKDSWCSIDGGELRVNGMHISPYDHGNIFNQDPMRVRRLLMHKREIMRLFGLVKQDGYSLIPLSIYLKGSLVKVQVGLCKGKKLYDKRADMAARAAKRDIERALKERNR, from the coding sequence ATGGCGAAGGAATCGCTGAAAACGATAGCCAAAAACAAAAAAGCATATCATGATTACTTCGTGGAGGAGTCCATGGAAGCAGGCATTGAGCTGCGTGGCACGGAGGTGAAATCCGTCCGCAGAGGGCAGGTAAACCTCAAGGATTCTTGGTGCTCCATCGACGGAGGAGAATTGCGGGTTAACGGCATGCACATCAGCCCGTATGACCATGGTAATATCTTCAACCAGGATCCGATGCGCGTGCGCCGCCTGCTGATGCACAAGCGAGAAATTATGCGTCTGTTCGGCCTTGTGAAGCAGGACGGGTATTCGCTTATTCCGCTGTCCATTTACCTGAAAGGTTCGCTTGTGAAGGTACAGGTGGGTTTGTGCAAAGGCAAAAAACTCTATGACAAGCGGGCAGACATGGCTGCGCGTGCCGCAAAGCGGGATATTGAAAGGGCGCTCAAGGAACGTAATCGCTGA
- the recR gene encoding recombination mediator RecR, producing the protein MSEFHIAPLARLVEQFQRLPGIGYKSAQRLAYYVLGLSDGEVKQLTDAILEAHDKIHTCKICCNLTDQELCSICRNESRDHATICVVENPRDVVAMERTRDYNGAYHVLHGVISPLNGVGPEQLRIKELLDRVKSGTVKEVIMATNPTVEGEATAMYLSRLLKPIGVKVTRLAYGIPVGGDLEYADEVTLSRALEGRSEL; encoded by the coding sequence ATGTCTGAGTTTCATATTGCGCCGCTGGCACGGCTGGTGGAACAGTTCCAGCGGCTGCCCGGCATCGGTTATAAAAGTGCACAGCGGCTGGCATATTATGTTCTAGGCCTTAGCGACGGCGAGGTCAAACAGCTCACCGATGCCATCCTCGAGGCGCATGACAAAATCCATACCTGCAAGATTTGCTGCAATCTCACGGACCAGGAGCTTTGCTCCATTTGCCGCAACGAATCGCGCGACCATGCCACCATCTGCGTGGTGGAAAATCCGCGCGATGTTGTTGCCATGGAGCGTACGCGCGATTACAACGGCGCTTACCATGTGCTGCATGGAGTCATCTCCCCGCTCAATGGTGTCGGTCCGGAGCAGCTCCGAATCAAGGAGCTGCTGGATCGCGTGAAGTCCGGAACGGTGAAGGAAGTCATCATGGCGACCAACCCCACGGTCGAAGGCGAGGCAACAGCCATGTATCTTTCCCGCCTGCTCAAGCCGATTGGGGTAAAGGTGACGCGCCTTGCTTACGGAATCCCCGTCGGCGGAGATTTGGAATACGCTGATGAGGTAACGCTCTCCCGCGCGCTGGAGGGGCGCAGTGAACTATAA
- a CDS encoding YbaB/EbfC family nucleoid-associated protein, with the protein MKARLPKGYGGGPSNLQQLAQQAQKLQAQMTQLTEELEAKEYSAASGGEAVKATVTGKMELKSLEIKPEVVDPEDVEMLSDLVIAAVNEALRAAETDKAEQMEKISGGLSMPGLF; encoded by the coding sequence ATGAAAGCAAGATTACCGAAGGGATACGGCGGAGGGCCTTCCAACCTGCAGCAGCTCGCACAGCAGGCACAGAAACTGCAAGCACAGATGACCCAGCTCACCGAGGAACTGGAAGCAAAGGAATATTCCGCGGCCTCCGGCGGCGAAGCGGTAAAGGCTACCGTTACCGGCAAAATGGAACTGAAATCGCTGGAAATCAAACCGGAAGTCGTTGACCCCGAAGACGTCGAGATGCTTTCCGATCTTGTAATCGCTGCCGTAAACGAGGCACTTCGCGCTGCGGAGACCGATAAGGCGGAACAGATGGAGAAGATTTCCGGCGGGCTGAGCATGCCGGGGTTGTTCTGA
- the dnaX gene encoding DNA polymerase III subunit gamma/tau has translation MLYRKWRPKRFSDVVGQPQVTVTLKNELRSGRIAHAYLFTGSRGTGKTTCAKILAKAVNCLNPQDGDPCGECEICKGVENGSIMDIVEIDAASNNGVENIRTLREEAHFTPAAAKYRVYIIDEVHMLSVGAFNALLKTLEEPPAHVIFILATTEVHKIPATILSRCQRFDFHRIPPQEIADRLTYVAEQENAKLDPQAALLIARLADGAMRDALSILDQCFGRSKNVTEQVVAETAGLVGREHLLALADAVKAGNSAAALEIVDRLYRSSKDMARLCEEMSSHFRGMMLIKTMKNAREILAVPETEFVQMEKQALSTPLPVILHAIDTMQETLEKMYRGGDRRTVFEMAMIRLCTPQLDTSAEALLRRIEALEQGAPQRAPAQTKAEKPQTRAEQMPPAQSKLEPQERAENAAKPAEGKKDAEQLQKEAKQLAEWPEILQIIKSFSPAAGAAFTGSTAYISGNYVLIDAPNQLALKFLRQPNQRENIRQAIKQVLGKSYSLGPYRKPEKNEAEEDPLAVLAKKAEAEGIEVIKK, from the coding sequence GTGTTGTATCGGAAATGGCGCCCGAAGCGGTTTTCCGATGTCGTTGGTCAGCCGCAGGTCACCGTTACGCTCAAAAACGAATTAAGGTCCGGACGGATTGCGCATGCATACCTGTTTACGGGTTCGCGCGGAACGGGCAAGACGACATGCGCAAAAATTCTTGCAAAGGCGGTCAACTGCCTGAATCCGCAGGACGGAGACCCCTGCGGGGAGTGCGAGATTTGCAAGGGCGTTGAGAACGGTTCCATCATGGACATCGTGGAAATCGACGCCGCCAGCAACAACGGTGTGGAAAATATCCGTACCCTGCGCGAGGAGGCACATTTCACGCCTGCCGCCGCAAAGTACCGTGTCTATATCATTGACGAAGTTCACATGCTCTCCGTCGGTGCGTTCAATGCGTTGCTGAAAACGCTGGAGGAACCGCCGGCGCATGTTATTTTTATCCTTGCGACAACGGAAGTTCATAAAATCCCAGCGACGATTCTTTCCCGATGCCAGCGGTTCGATTTTCACCGAATTCCACCGCAGGAGATTGCCGACCGCCTGACTTATGTCGCCGAGCAGGAGAACGCAAAGCTTGACCCGCAGGCGGCTCTGCTGATTGCTCGTCTGGCGGACGGCGCCATGCGTGACGCGCTTTCCATCCTGGACCAGTGCTTTGGCCGCAGCAAAAATGTAACCGAACAGGTTGTTGCGGAAACGGCCGGCCTTGTCGGGCGGGAGCATCTGCTTGCTCTTGCGGATGCCGTCAAAGCGGGAAATTCCGCCGCCGCGCTTGAAATCGTAGACAGGCTTTACCGTTCCTCAAAAGATATGGCCCGCCTGTGCGAGGAGATGTCCTCGCATTTCCGCGGGATGATGCTGATAAAAACCATGAAGAACGCGCGGGAGATTCTCGCGGTTCCCGAAACGGAATTCGTGCAGATGGAAAAACAGGCCCTCTCCACGCCGCTTCCCGTGATTCTGCATGCAATTGATACCATGCAGGAAACACTGGAGAAGATGTACCGCGGAGGCGACAGGCGCACGGTGTTTGAAATGGCGATGATTCGCCTCTGCACGCCGCAGCTGGATACTTCAGCCGAGGCGCTTCTGCGCAGAATCGAAGCGCTTGAGCAGGGTGCACCCCAGCGTGCTCCGGCTCAGACAAAGGCGGAAAAGCCTCAGACCCGTGCCGAGCAGATGCCGCCTGCGCAATCGAAACTCGAACCGCAGGAAAGGGCGGAGAACGCGGCAAAGCCGGCTGAGGGGAAAAAGGACGCCGAGCAGCTCCAAAAGGAAGCCAAGCAACTGGCGGAGTGGCCGGAGATTCTTCAAATCATCAAATCGTTTTCGCCGGCGGCGGGGGCTGCCTTTACGGGCTCCACGGCGTATATCAGCGGAAACTATGTTCTAATCGATGCGCCGAATCAGCTTGCACTGAAATTTCTTCGCCAGCCGAACCAGCGCGAAAATATCCGGCAGGCCATTAAACAAGTGCTTGGAAAATCCTACAGCCTTGGGCCATATCGAAAGCCCGAAAAGAACGAGGCGGAAGAAGATCCGCTTGCGGTTTTGGCAAAGAAGGCCGAAGCTGAGGGCATCGAAGTTATTAAAAAATAA